One Thermoplasma volcanium GSS1 genomic window carries:
- a CDS encoding IS630 family transposase yields the protein MLLMYYNNKSINYIAKSMNVYEAKIYRTVNKALLSGIDAALNDRQRPGKPRMISDEARAYIIKTACTKPIELGLSYELWTNRLLTRYIRENAPEEYNISGISNGTVSKILKKSNIKPYKITYYEEKTDPDFDVKGREILHVYKDINIYKRNNDNNNELYAFLSYDEKPGIQATGNIYNDKPPDKNHSNIARNHDYIRHGTLSLLAGIDLVTGHIIYSIEDKHKSIEFIKCLDNVDKYYPDDYKIKIILDNNSIHKSKETQEYLNKKPGRFKFVFTPVHAN from the coding sequence ATACTTTTAATGTATTATAACAATAAAAGCATTAATTATATAGCAAAATCGATGAATGTATACGAGGCAAAGATATACAGGACAGTAAATAAGGCTTTACTATCTGGAATAGATGCAGCATTAAACGATAGACAAAGACCAGGAAAGCCAAGAATGATATCCGATGAGGCAAGGGCATACATTATTAAAACAGCATGCACAAAGCCCATAGAACTAGGATTATCATATGAATTATGGACCAACAGGTTATTAACAAGATACATAAGGGAAAATGCACCCGAAGAATACAATATATCTGGAATATCCAATGGAACAGTATCAAAGATTCTTAAAAAAAGCAATATAAAGCCATATAAAATTACATACTATGAGGAGAAAACAGATCCTGATTTTGATGTAAAGGGAAGGGAGATACTGCATGTGTATAAGGATATAAACATATATAAGAGAAATAATGACAACAATAATGAATTGTATGCATTTTTATCCTATGATGAGAAACCTGGAATACAGGCAACAGGAAATATATACAATGACAAGCCTCCAGATAAAAATCACAGTAATATTGCAAGGAACCACGATTACATCAGGCATGGTACACTATCATTGCTTGCAGGAATAGACCTTGTTACAGGGCATATAATATATAGCATTGAAGATAAGCATAAAAGCATAGAATTTATTAAATGCCTTGATAATGTGGATAAATATTACCCTGATGATTATAAAATAAAAATAATTTTAGATAACAATTCCATACATAAATCAAAGGAAACACAGGAATACCTTAATAAAAAACCCGGAAGGTTTAAATTTGTATTTACGCCTGTGCATGCAAACTAG